The following proteins come from a genomic window of Streptomyces sp. NBC_00539:
- a CDS encoding SCO4226 family nickel-binding protein has translation MATFMDVHTGMKGITAEALMEAHRADQAIEGEEGVHFKQAWADPESGTVYCLSEAPTAEAVQRIHERTGHPANEIHPVPLVV, from the coding sequence ATGGCCACGTTCATGGACGTCCACACCGGCATGAAGGGCATCACCGCGGAGGCGCTGATGGAGGCCCACCGCGCGGACCAGGCGATCGAGGGCGAGGAAGGCGTGCACTTCAAGCAGGCCTGGGCCGACCCGGAGTCGGGCACGGTGTACTGCCTGTCGGAGGCGCCGACGGCCGAGGCGGTGCAGCGCATCCACGAGCGGACCGGGCACCCGGCGAACGAGATCCACCCCGTGCCGCTGGTGGTGTAG
- a CDS encoding xanthine dehydrogenase family protein molybdopterin-binding subunit, with protein MSGHSPTSDRSRRSFLTHLVAAPTLALVTRAGADALAPQPADAAVPTLPALADLVDLGDLFILAGAPTAALLALAVEADGTIRFRLPREEVGQGLTTAVAVLVAEELDAPLTAVRVELDDARPELLFNQLTGSSNSIRSLYGPVRQTAATARARLVAAAAARWRLTPSALTTANGVVRAPDGRTADYGSLAEAAADPALPVLGSAPKPAAQHALVGKPAGRIDARAMVTGAQRYTLDLDVPGAKPCVVRRPPTLGGSVRAVANRAAVQAMPGVLHVVTIPTGVAVVAETFGQALDAKAALQVTWGPGPADRLSDAQVRAKLRAVNPPPLLPPLLTPYVDAEFDFAFVSHAPMETNSAVADVREDRAEIWSGLKSPIVARESIAADLGLPLDKVTVHVVQAGGSFGRRLFFDAALEAARVSKICRRPVRLMWTRVDDTRHGRMRPATHHRIRATYALGEVLSFEHRVAAAETDFRHGLGEIITATAAGLPSGLGNATLAQTLFLTTVKSPYHCGLTTQTLTETPTGVPTGSWRSVYSANTRGAEEIVVDELAARTGKDPYRFRRAFLKTDAQRAVLDKAAQEGEWGRPMPAGCAQGIAFHEEYKSRTACLVEIDTRDSRHVRVTKAVVVADVGLPVNPRGVEAQMIGGLTDAISTTLRAGLHLDDGLPLEGSYSQFHWAQQRDTPRDVRVFVLPATGTEPGGAGELGVPAAVGAIANAWARATGSKPRSFPLSFDVDFTPYPR; from the coding sequence ATGAGCGGGCACAGCCCCACCTCCGACCGGAGCCGGCGCTCCTTCCTCACGCACCTCGTCGCGGCCCCGACCCTCGCCCTCGTCACCCGGGCCGGGGCGGACGCCCTGGCCCCGCAGCCCGCCGACGCCGCGGTGCCGACGCTTCCCGCCCTCGCCGACCTGGTGGACCTCGGAGACCTGTTCATCCTGGCGGGCGCCCCCACCGCCGCGCTGCTCGCCCTCGCCGTCGAAGCGGACGGGACCATCCGCTTCCGGCTGCCGCGCGAGGAGGTCGGCCAGGGCCTGACCACGGCCGTCGCCGTCCTCGTCGCCGAGGAGCTCGACGCACCGCTGACCGCCGTACGCGTCGAACTCGACGACGCGCGTCCCGAGTTGCTGTTCAACCAGCTCACCGGCTCCTCCAACTCCATCCGCTCCCTGTACGGGCCGGTCCGGCAGACCGCCGCCACCGCCCGGGCCCGGCTGGTCGCGGCCGCAGCCGCCCGCTGGAGACTCACCCCCTCCGCCCTGACCACCGCGAACGGCGTCGTCCGGGCCCCCGACGGCCGTACCGCCGACTACGGGAGCCTCGCGGAGGCCGCCGCGGACCCCGCCCTCCCGGTCCTCGGCTCCGCCCCGAAGCCGGCGGCCCAACACGCCCTCGTGGGGAAGCCCGCCGGCCGGATCGACGCCCGCGCCATGGTCACCGGCGCCCAGCGCTACACCCTCGACCTCGACGTACCCGGTGCCAAGCCCTGCGTCGTGCGCCGCCCGCCCACCCTCGGCGGCAGCGTCCGCGCCGTCGCCAACCGCGCCGCCGTCCAGGCCATGCCCGGAGTCCTGCACGTGGTGACGATCCCGACCGGGGTGGCCGTCGTCGCCGAGACCTTCGGCCAGGCCCTCGACGCCAAGGCCGCGCTCCAGGTCACCTGGGGACCCGGCCCGGCCGACCGGCTCTCGGACGCCCAGGTCCGGGCGAAGCTGCGCGCCGTCAACCCGCCGCCCCTGCTGCCGCCGCTGCTCACCCCGTACGTGGACGCGGAATTCGACTTCGCCTTCGTCAGCCACGCGCCGATGGAGACCAACTCCGCCGTGGCCGACGTGCGCGAGGACCGCGCCGAGATCTGGTCCGGGCTGAAATCGCCGATCGTGGCCCGCGAGAGCATCGCCGCCGACCTCGGACTGCCCCTGGACAAGGTCACCGTGCACGTCGTCCAGGCCGGCGGCTCCTTCGGCCGGCGGCTCTTCTTCGACGCCGCCCTGGAAGCGGCCCGGGTGTCCAAGATCTGCCGCCGCCCGGTACGGCTGATGTGGACCCGTGTCGACGACACCCGCCACGGACGGATGCGGCCCGCCACCCACCACCGGATACGCGCCACCTACGCCCTGGGCGAGGTGCTGAGCTTCGAGCACCGCGTCGCCGCCGCCGAAACCGACTTCCGGCACGGCCTCGGCGAGATCATCACCGCCACCGCGGCCGGCCTGCCCTCGGGGCTCGGCAACGCCACCCTCGCCCAGACGCTCTTCCTCACGACCGTCAAGTCCCCGTACCACTGCGGACTCACCACCCAGACGCTCACCGAGACACCCACCGGAGTCCCCACCGGCTCCTGGCGATCGGTGTACTCCGCCAACACCCGGGGCGCGGAGGAGATCGTGGTCGACGAACTGGCCGCGCGGACCGGCAAGGACCCCTACCGGTTCCGGCGCGCCTTCCTCAAGACCGACGCCCAGCGCGCGGTCCTGGACAAGGCCGCGCAGGAAGGCGAATGGGGACGCCCGATGCCCGCGGGCTGCGCACAGGGCATCGCCTTCCACGAGGAGTACAAGTCCCGTACCGCGTGCCTGGTCGAGATCGACACCCGGGATTCGCGGCACGTCCGGGTCACCAAGGCGGTCGTCGTGGCCGACGTCGGCCTGCCCGTGAACCCGCGGGGTGTGGAGGCCCAGATGATCGGCGGTCTCACCGACGCGATCTCCACCACCCTGCGCGCCGGCCTCCACCTGGACGACGGCCTGCCGTTGGAGGGCAGTTACAGCCAGTTCCACTGGGCGCAGCAGCGGGACACCCCGCGCGACGTAAGGGTCTTCGTCCTCCCGGCGACCGGTACGGAGCCGGGCGGCGCGGGCGAACTCGGCGTACCCGCCGCGGTGGGCGCGATCGCCAACGCGTGGGCCCGCGCCACCGGATCCAAGC